The Roseovarius sp. EL26 genome has a window encoding:
- the ftsH gene encoding ATP-dependent zinc metalloprotease FtsH: MGNARNIAFWLVLFLLILAVFNLFSGSGNSLQSKTIKYSDFVTAVNGGDVSQVTIDGENVRYRDSAGQDFVTIRPEDAELTKLLLEKDVPVLVEPQQQSGFQTFLLSLLPFVLLIGVWIYFMNRMQGGGKGGAMGFGKSKAKMLTEKHGRVTFDDVAGIDEAKEELEEIVEFLRNPQKFSRLGGKIPKGALLVGPPGTGKTLLARAIAGEAGVPFFTISGSDFVEMFVGVGASRVRDMFEQAKKNAPCIVFIDEIDAVGRHRGAGYGGGNDEREQTLNQLLVEMDGFEANEGVIIIAATNRKDVLDPALLRPGRFDRQVMVMNPDIKGREKILGVHARKTPLGPDVDLRIIARGTPGFSGADLANLVNEAALMAARVGRRFVTMEDFENAKDKVMMGAERRSMVLTDDQKEKTAYHEAGHAVVGLALPQCDPVYKATIIPRGGALGMVVSLPEIDRLNWHKSECEEKLAMTMAGKAAEIIKYGAENVSNGPAGDIQQASGLARAMVLRWGMSDKVGNVDYEQAHEGYNGNGAGGFSISASTKELIEDEVKLMIDNAYDSAHKILTDRKEDWERLAKGLLEYETLTGEEIARVMRGEPPEDSGGDAASDEVEKPSVTAIPKTQPKSASGAGEGGLEPEPTA, from the coding sequence TTGGGCAACGCACGAAATATCGCTTTCTGGCTAGTTTTATTCCTGTTGATCCTGGCAGTGTTCAATCTGTTCAGTGGGTCCGGCAATTCCCTGCAAAGCAAAACGATCAAATATTCTGATTTTGTTACAGCGGTAAATGGCGGAGATGTCAGCCAAGTCACAATCGATGGCGAGAATGTGCGCTACCGCGACAGTGCTGGCCAAGACTTTGTCACCATCCGCCCCGAGGATGCAGAGCTGACCAAGCTTTTGTTGGAAAAAGACGTTCCTGTCTTGGTTGAACCTCAGCAACAGTCTGGTTTCCAAACCTTCCTGCTTTCTTTGTTGCCTTTTGTGCTGCTTATTGGCGTCTGGATCTATTTTATGAACCGCATGCAAGGCGGTGGTAAAGGTGGCGCGATGGGCTTTGGGAAATCCAAGGCCAAAATGCTGACAGAAAAGCATGGCCGTGTCACATTTGATGATGTGGCGGGCATTGATGAAGCCAAGGAAGAGTTGGAAGAAATCGTTGAATTCCTGCGCAACCCGCAGAAATTCTCACGTCTTGGCGGAAAAATTCCCAAAGGTGCGCTGCTCGTGGGTCCTCCAGGCACCGGTAAAACACTGCTGGCTCGCGCGATTGCGGGGGAGGCGGGCGTCCCGTTTTTCACCATCTCGGGTTCTGATTTCGTTGAAATGTTTGTCGGCGTCGGTGCAAGCCGTGTACGTGATATGTTTGAGCAAGCCAAAAAGAACGCACCCTGTATCGTGTTTATCGACGAGATTGACGCTGTAGGCCGTCATCGCGGTGCCGGATATGGTGGCGGCAATGATGAACGTGAGCAGACCTTGAACCAGTTGTTGGTTGAGATGGATGGCTTTGAAGCCAACGAGGGGGTAATTATTATTGCCGCGACCAACCGAAAAGACGTTCTTGATCCTGCGTTGTTGCGCCCGGGTCGGTTTGATCGTCAAGTTATGGTGATGAACCCTGATATCAAAGGTCGTGAGAAAATTCTGGGCGTGCATGCCCGTAAAACGCCACTGGGCCCTGACGTTGATTTGCGTATCATTGCCCGTGGTACGCCGGGTTTCTCGGGTGCTGATCTGGCGAACTTGGTGAATGAGGCGGCCTTGATGGCAGCCCGCGTTGGCCGACGTTTCGTGACGATGGAAGATTTTGAGAACGCCAAAGATAAGGTCATGATGGGGGCTGAACGCCGCTCGATGGTCTTGACCGATGATCAAAAAGAAAAAACCGCCTATCACGAGGCTGGCCACGCAGTGGTCGGCCTGGCGCTGCCGCAGTGTGACCCGGTCTATAAGGCCACGATCATTCCGCGTGGCGGAGCATTGGGCATGGTTGTGTCTTTGCCAGAGATTGACCGTCTGAACTGGCACAAGTCAGAATGCGAAGAAAAGCTGGCAATGACGATGGCCGGCAAAGCTGCTGAAATCATCAAGTACGGTGCCGAGAATGTTTCGAACGGGCCGGCGGGTGATATTCAGCAGGCCAGCGGGCTGGCGCGCGCCATGGTGCTGCGTTGGGGTATGTCTGATAAAGTTGGCAACGTTGACTATGAACAAGCGCATGAAGGCTACAATGGCAATGGCGCCGGGGGCTTTTCAATCTCGGCCAGCACGAAAGAGCTGATCGAGGATGAGGTTAAGCTCATGATCGATAATGCCTATGACAGTGCGCATAAAATCCTGACTGATCGCAAGGAAGATTGGGAACGACTGGCGAAGGGCTTGTTGGAATATGAAACACTGACCGGCGAAGAGATCGCGCGTGTGATGCGCGGTGAGCCGCCTGAAGATAGTGGTGGTGATGCTGCTTCGGACGAGGTAGAGAAACCATCAGTTACGGCTATTCCAAAAACCCAACCAAAATCCGCAAGTGGAGCTGGTGAAGGCGGGCTGGAGCCCGAACCCACAGCGTGA
- the tilS gene encoding tRNA lysidine(34) synthetase TilS, with the protein MSVTGQSGLLYGRVTGFFHPNPPDTLGVAVSGGSDSLALLHILHDWQTEGGPKLCAVTVDHGIRNESAHEAEEVGQTCQSLGLSHEILQWRDWDGQGNLPDQARRARYGLMADWGEAQGISHIAIGHTADDQAETFLMRLAREAGVDGLSAMTSSWRQGSVTFCRPMLHVTRAELRDDLRARAVQWIDDPSNEDLTYQRVRARQAMGHLADLGITVQGLSQVAHHMAEVRQTLYWYVFLAARELVRFHAGDLVIDRKGYRTLRPEVARRLLQAGLKWINGTDYAPRGRAMDLLMEAIRGGTDMTLQGCLIRVDKDQLRIGREAGYVAKTVTSVGEIWDDRWRVRAPENKLEMSDIVIRALGESGLSQCPDRHDCGMPATSLRASPAVWKGQQVLAAPLAGLHNGWQVELIRDEDHFFAMLLSH; encoded by the coding sequence ATGTCAGTAACAGGTCAATCCGGCCTACTTTATGGCCGGGTAACCGGATTTTTCCACCCGAATCCTCCTGATACTCTGGGTGTAGCGGTTTCCGGTGGCAGTGATTCTTTGGCGCTGTTGCACATTTTGCACGATTGGCAGACTGAGGGCGGACCCAAGCTTTGCGCAGTAACGGTTGATCATGGAATACGTAACGAATCTGCGCACGAGGCCGAAGAGGTCGGGCAGACCTGTCAGAGCTTGGGCCTTTCGCATGAGATCTTGCAATGGCGGGATTGGGACGGGCAGGGTAACTTGCCCGATCAAGCGCGGCGCGCACGATACGGGTTGATGGCAGACTGGGGTGAGGCGCAGGGTATCAGCCATATTGCCATTGGTCATACTGCAGATGACCAGGCTGAAACGTTTTTGATGCGATTGGCCCGCGAAGCGGGGGTGGATGGTCTGTCTGCGATGACGTCGTCTTGGCGACAAGGCTCGGTCACGTTTTGCCGCCCGATGTTGCATGTCACCCGAGCGGAGTTACGCGATGATTTGCGCGCCCGTGCCGTACAGTGGATCGACGATCCAAGCAACGAAGATTTGACTTATCAGCGGGTCCGTGCCCGGCAAGCCATGGGGCATTTGGCTGATTTGGGAATCACTGTGCAGGGATTGTCGCAAGTAGCACACCATATGGCTGAAGTGCGCCAGACCCTTTATTGGTACGTTTTTCTGGCTGCACGCGAACTAGTACGGTTTCATGCCGGCGATCTTGTGATTGATCGCAAAGGCTATCGCACGTTGCGTCCTGAGGTGGCACGAAGGCTGTTGCAGGCGGGGTTGAAGTGGATCAATGGCACAGATTACGCACCACGTGGCAGGGCGATGGACCTGCTGATGGAAGCCATTCGCGGCGGTACGGATATGACGCTTCAGGGTTGCCTGATCCGTGTTGACAAGGACCAGCTGCGGATTGGCCGAGAGGCGGGATACGTTGCAAAAACAGTGACATCAGTAGGTGAAATCTGGGATGATCGTTGGAGGGTGAGAGCACCGGAAAACAAACTTGAAATGAGCGATATCGTGATCCGCGCATTGGGTGAATCGGGTCTTTCACAATGCCCAGACAGGCATGACTGCGGGATGCCTGCGACCTCGCTCAGGGCCAGCCCCGCGGTATGGAAAGGGCAGCAAGTTCTGGCTGCACCACTGGCCGGGCTCCATAATGGATGGCAGGTTGAGTTGATTCGAGACGAAGATCATTTTTTTGCAATGCTATTATCGCATTGA
- the ybgF gene encoding tol-pal system protein YbgF, producing the protein MRILYPVIVGLALMVPAGAFAQNQDETLADIRQELSVLYIEIQKLKRELSTTGASGQLTGGGSILDRVNAIESELQRLTSKTEELEYKVVSVAQDGGNRIGDLEFRLCELEAGCDIGGLEPGSTLGGISAGTGAGGGSVVPLPPVGGDDEPELAIGERADFETAQGVLEAGSYVAAAEQFAQFQSNYPGSPLSAQAGLLRGQALEGAGDKTGAARAYLDTFSAAPNGPQASEALYQLGNSLGQLGQADEACVTLSEVGVRFPGSAAEAKASITLSELGCQ; encoded by the coding sequence ATGCGTATTTTGTATCCGGTCATTGTAGGTTTGGCGCTAATGGTGCCTGCGGGCGCTTTTGCCCAAAATCAGGATGAGACATTGGCAGACATCCGGCAAGAGTTGTCGGTGCTTTATATTGAGATCCAAAAGCTCAAACGCGAGCTGAGCACGACGGGGGCCTCTGGGCAATTGACGGGCGGCGGTTCGATCCTTGACCGGGTCAATGCGATTGAAAGCGAACTACAGCGTTTGACCTCGAAAACCGAAGAGTTGGAGTACAAGGTTGTGAGTGTTGCACAGGATGGTGGTAACCGGATTGGTGATCTTGAGTTCCGCCTATGCGAACTGGAAGCGGGGTGTGATATTGGCGGGCTTGAGCCGGGCAGTACCTTGGGAGGTATCTCGGCTGGAACTGGCGCTGGTGGTGGTTCTGTCGTGCCATTGCCGCCGGTGGGCGGCGATGACGAACCTGAACTGGCCATCGGCGAGCGCGCAGATTTTGAAACCGCACAGGGCGTATTGGAGGCGGGCAGTTATGTTGCCGCTGCTGAGCAGTTCGCTCAGTTCCAATCCAACTATCCCGGCAGTCCGCTAAGCGCGCAGGCCGGGCTTTTGCGTGGTCAGGCTCTTGAAGGAGCCGGCGATAAAACAGGTGCTGCGCGCGCCTATCTTGATACCTTCAGCGCCGCACCCAATGGCCCGCAGGCATCTGAGGCGCTGTATCAGTTGGGCAATTCATTGGGGCAATTGGGACAGGCAGATGAGGCTTGTGTTACTTTAAGCGAAGTCGGCGTGCGGTTTCCCGGCTCGGCAGCCGAAGCCAAGGCAAGCATTACACTGTCTGAATTGGGATGTCAGTAA
- the pal gene encoding peptidoglycan-associated lipoprotein Pal yields the protein MNILSKTMIACAGLALAACTQPEYLQGVDGNGAGAGAGGYGTAQDPASPLYFQQTVGDRVLFAVDQSTIGPDAAVTLDGQAQWLLTNTAYSAIIEGHADEQGTREYNLALGARRANAVQEYLLSKGVAGNRMRVVSYGKERPLEVCSDEACYNKNRRAVTVVSAIPNS from the coding sequence ATGAATATCCTTAGCAAGACTATGATTGCCTGTGCCGGCTTGGCACTGGCGGCCTGTACGCAACCTGAATACCTGCAAGGTGTTGACGGCAATGGCGCAGGTGCCGGTGCCGGGGGCTATGGAACAGCCCAGGATCCGGCATCGCCGCTGTATTTCCAACAAACCGTTGGGGACAGGGTGCTGTTCGCGGTTGACCAGTCCACGATAGGCCCGGACGCTGCGGTGACCTTGGATGGTCAGGCGCAATGGCTGCTGACAAATACGGCGTATTCGGCGATTATTGAAGGGCACGCTGATGAGCAGGGCACTCGTGAATATAACCTTGCGCTGGGTGCACGCCGGGCCAATGCAGTGCAGGAATATCTGCTGAGCAAAGGGGTTGCTGGCAATCGCATGCGCGTGGTTAGCTACGGCAAAGAACGCCCGCTTGAGGTTTGCAGTGACGAAGCTTGCTATAACAAAAACCGCCGTGCTGTGACCGTCGTTTCAGCCATTCCGAACAGCTAA
- the tolB gene encoding Tol-Pal system beta propeller repeat protein TolB encodes MMKHVLTLLAAFLIGATPAAAQDSGPLQIELDQGVIEPLPFAVPDFVAGSSGASEYARNISRVVSSDLTGTGLFREIPSNAFISQITSFSSPVQFADWKAINAEALITGSVSTDASGKLVVQFRVYDVFAGQEMSQGLQFVGTQDGWRRMAHKVADEVYKRITGEGGYFDSRVVFVSETGPKNQRAKRLAIMDYDGENVSYLTDSSSIVLAPRFSPSGSQVLYTSYESGFPRINVLDVTNVARRALEGQDGTMSFAPRFAPDGRTVVYSLTRGGNTDLFTMDINTGVSQRMTNAPSIETAPSFSPDGSQIVFESDRSGSPQLYVMPVSGGEGTRISFGKGRYGTPVWSPRGDYIAFTKQSQGRFHIGVMRTNGSEERLLTASFLDEGPTWAPNGRVIMFTRETSGAQGASSLWSVDITGRNLRQIATATGASDPAWSPLQN; translated from the coding sequence ATGATGAAACATGTTCTGACCCTTTTGGCAGCTTTCCTGATCGGGGCCACGCCTGCCGCCGCGCAGGACAGCGGGCCCTTGCAGATCGAATTAGATCAGGGGGTGATCGAGCCACTGCCCTTTGCCGTGCCGGATTTTGTGGCAGGGTCTTCGGGGGCGTCGGAATATGCGCGCAATATTTCGCGGGTGGTGTCTTCGGATTTGACGGGAACAGGATTGTTTCGGGAAATCCCCTCGAATGCCTTCATTAGCCAGATCACCAGTTTTTCCAGCCCGGTGCAGTTTGCCGACTGGAAGGCGATTAACGCCGAGGCACTGATCACCGGATCGGTAAGTACGGATGCCTCTGGCAAACTGGTAGTGCAGTTTCGGGTTTATGATGTGTTCGCCGGGCAGGAAATGTCACAAGGGCTGCAGTTCGTCGGCACGCAGGATGGTTGGCGGCGCATGGCGCACAAGGTGGCGGATGAGGTTTATAAGCGTATCACTGGCGAAGGCGGGTATTTCGATAGCCGGGTTGTGTTTGTCTCGGAAACTGGCCCCAAAAACCAACGCGCCAAACGTTTGGCGATCATGGATTATGACGGAGAAAATGTCTCTTATCTGACGGACAGTTCGTCAATCGTGCTGGCTCCGCGGTTTTCACCTTCCGGATCGCAGGTATTGTATACCAGTTATGAAAGCGGCTTTCCTCGCATCAATGTACTGGACGTCACAAATGTGGCGCGCCGTGCGTTGGAAGGGCAAGATGGTACAATGAGCTTTGCGCCACGGTTTGCCCCGGATGGCCGGACTGTTGTGTATAGTCTAACCCGTGGTGGCAATACCGATCTTTTCACCATGGACATCAATACAGGTGTCAGCCAGCGGATGACTAATGCGCCATCGATTGAGACCGCGCCCAGCTTTAGTCCCGATGGTAGCCAAATTGTATTTGAAAGCGATCGGTCGGGCTCTCCACAGCTCTACGTGATGCCGGTAAGTGGTGGCGAGGGTACGCGCATCAGCTTTGGCAAAGGTCGTTATGGTACGCCAGTCTGGTCGCCGCGTGGCGATTACATAGCCTTTACCAAGCAATCGCAGGGGCGTTTCCATATTGGTGTGATGCGCACGAATGGCAGCGAAGAGCGGCTGTTGACTGCTTCATTCCTAGACGAGGGTCCAACTTGGGCCCCGAATGGCCGTGTAATTATGTTCACGCGTGAGACATCGGGCGCGCAGGGGGCATCAAGCCTGTGGTCGGTGGATATCACCGGCCGGAATCTGCGACAGATCGCAACCGCAACTGGGGCAAGTGACCCTGCCTGGTCGCCGTTGCAGAATTGA
- a CDS encoding energy transducer TonB encodes MSLIMLAIFGGAFRSEPLPTQVTEVTAISSEDFAALLAQEQSPEAVANIDTPEPPEAGEVAPDLSSETDEAPEVETPEAAQPETPDDVPDVSEITPPVETDFTDEAPVLQPPPEDVAAVVPQISPRPQQRPADRIAPEAVAQPEPDVKIDDVDQQETQPDEAAEIVEDDKEETAREEAATQIVTEAEEEKEIELAAPTASVRPKPRPSRPVEDPVEPAAQEVPATNNNAVEDALAEALGTTQTDTRPSGPPLTSGEKDALRLGVQQCWNVGSLSTDALQTTVVVAFDMSQDGKPVRGSIQMVSSSGGTSNSARQAYDAARRAILRCGSKGYDLPVEKYDRWREVEITFNPENMRIK; translated from the coding sequence GTGAGCCTGATCATGCTCGCCATTTTTGGCGGCGCATTCCGTTCGGAACCCTTGCCGACGCAAGTGACAGAAGTGACGGCAATCTCGAGCGAGGATTTTGCAGCCCTTTTGGCGCAGGAGCAATCCCCCGAAGCGGTTGCCAATATTGATACACCCGAACCACCTGAGGCGGGTGAGGTCGCACCGGATCTGTCATCTGAAACGGATGAGGCGCCAGAGGTCGAGACGCCGGAAGCTGCACAGCCGGAAACCCCGGATGATGTACCAGATGTGTCTGAGATTACTCCGCCAGTTGAGACAGACTTCACAGACGAGGCTCCGGTGTTACAGCCGCCACCCGAGGATGTGGCCGCTGTCGTGCCGCAAATCTCACCCCGGCCGCAGCAACGCCCGGCAGACCGGATCGCACCCGAAGCGGTTGCTCAACCGGAACCGGATGTAAAAATTGACGATGTTGATCAACAAGAAACCCAGCCTGATGAGGCTGCAGAGATTGTTGAAGACGACAAAGAGGAAACGGCCCGCGAAGAAGCCGCAACCCAAATCGTGACCGAGGCGGAAGAAGAAAAAGAGATTGAGCTTGCCGCGCCAACGGCTTCGGTACGTCCCAAACCGCGGCCTTCGCGCCCGGTTGAAGATCCGGTGGAACCGGCGGCGCAAGAGGTTCCAGCGACCAACAACAACGCGGTCGAGGATGCACTGGCCGAGGCATTGGGCACCACACAAACAGACACCCGGCCCTCTGGTCCACCTTTGACTTCTGGGGAAAAAGACGCGCTGCGGCTTGGGGTGCAACAATGTTGGAATGTGGGTAGTCTGAGCACAGATGCCCTGCAAACCACTGTTGTTGTCGCATTTGATATGTCTCAAGATGGAAAACCAGTTAGGGGTTCCATTCAAATGGTCAGTTCCAGCGGTGGCACAAGCAATTCAGCGCGTCAGGCCTATGATGCCGCACGCCGCGCCATTCTGCGCTGTGGCAGCAAGGGCTATGATCTTCCAGTAGAGAAATACGACCGCTGGCGCGAAGTTGAGATCACCTTCAATCCCGAAAACATGAGGATTAAATGA
- the tolR gene encoding protein TolR translates to MGAGVVQKSGNGGRRRRGGGRSRPMAEINVTPFVDVMLVLLIIFMVAAPLSVVGVPVELPKTAANALPGEQEEPLTVTIAADGQVMIQTTDVERDQLVSRLQAIASERDSTRIYLRADGAVAYAEVMQVMGALNRGGFSDIGLVTDTGGPSLNEPDG, encoded by the coding sequence ATGGGTGCTGGTGTTGTTCAGAAATCTGGTAACGGCGGGCGCCGTCGTCGCGGAGGCGGGCGTAGTCGCCCGATGGCAGAGATCAACGTCACGCCGTTTGTTGACGTCATGCTGGTGTTGTTGATCATCTTTATGGTAGCGGCCCCGTTAAGTGTTGTGGGTGTGCCGGTGGAACTGCCCAAAACCGCAGCCAATGCCTTGCCGGGTGAGCAAGAGGAACCGCTGACGGTGACGATTGCTGCTGATGGGCAAGTGATGATTCAGACAACGGATGTGGAGCGTGATCAACTGGTCAGCAGATTGCAGGCGATTGCATCAGAACGTGATAGTACGCGGATCTATCTACGCGCGGACGGTGCCGTAGCATATGCGGAGGTGATGCAGGTCATGGGCGCACTTAATCGTGGAGGGTTCTCTGACATTGGCCTTGTCACTGATACAGGTGGTCCCAGCTTGAATGAACCGGACGGCTGA
- the tolQ gene encoding protein TolQ codes for MEAETLALAQEVDFSLWALFARATLIVKFVMLMLIVASFWAWSIIVQKLLAYRQAREEADRFDRRFWSGDPLDELFDEIGPEPAGHSERIFAAGMTEWRRSHRNDGGLIAGATARIDRSMDVAIAKEAEGLQNGLQVLATVGSTAPFIGLFGTVWGIMNAFIEIAEQQNTNLAVVAPGIAEALLATGLGLLAAIPAVVFYNKLSADSDRIVAGYEAFADEFATILSRQLDS; via the coding sequence ATGGAAGCAGAAACCCTGGCATTGGCACAGGAGGTTGATTTCTCCTTGTGGGCGCTATTCGCACGCGCAACCTTAATCGTGAAATTCGTTATGCTGATGTTGATCGTGGCCTCGTTTTGGGCTTGGTCGATCATTGTGCAGAAATTACTGGCTTACCGTCAGGCTCGCGAAGAGGCGGACCGGTTTGATCGACGCTTTTGGTCTGGCGATCCGCTGGACGAGCTGTTTGATGAAATCGGGCCGGAACCTGCTGGGCATTCAGAACGAATATTTGCCGCTGGTATGACAGAATGGCGGCGCAGTCACCGCAATGATGGCGGATTAATCGCGGGGGCCACGGCCCGGATTGACCGCAGTATGGACGTGGCCATCGCGAAAGAGGCGGAAGGCCTGCAAAATGGGTTACAGGTTTTGGCGACCGTGGGGTCGACGGCACCGTTTATCGGCCTGTTTGGCACCGTTTGGGGCATCATGAATGCCTTTATTGAAATTGCTGAACAGCAAAACACCAACCTCGCCGTTGTGGCACCGGGTATTGCCGAGGCCTTGCTGGCCACCGGTTTGGGTCTGTTGGCGGCGATCCCGGCGGTAGTTTTCTATAACAAGCTGAGCGCGGACAGCGATCGTATCGTCGCAGGCTACGAGGCTTTTGCAGACGAATTTGCCACGATCCTTAGCCGTCAGTTGGATAGTTGA
- the ybgC gene encoding tol-pal system-associated acyl-CoA thioesterase — protein sequence MSHSFPIRVYYEDTDMGGIVYYANYLKFIERARSDWVRQMGIDQLEMMEDDGVIFAVRRVEADFHMPAGFDDELVVHTKTVAVTGARLIVEQQIMRDDELLFSAQVTIVCINDTGQPARLPANIRLILH from the coding sequence ATGAGCCATAGTTTCCCGATCCGCGTTTATTATGAAGACACCGACATGGGCGGTATCGTTTACTATGCCAACTATCTCAAATTCATCGAGCGCGCGCGCAGTGACTGGGTGCGCCAGATGGGCATTGATCAATTGGAAATGATGGAAGACGACGGCGTTATCTTTGCAGTCCGTCGGGTTGAAGCTGATTTCCATATGCCCGCCGGGTTTGATGACGAACTGGTCGTTCACACTAAAACCGTTGCCGTCACCGGTGCGCGGTTGATTGTGGAGCAGCAGATTATGCGCGACGATGAATTGCTGTTTTCCGCGCAGGTGACGATCGTTTGTATCAACGATACGGGGCAACCGGCACGACTTCCGGCAAATATCCGCCTGATCTTGCATTAA
- the mscL gene encoding large conductance mechanosensitive channel protein MscL: MIQEFKDFIAKGNVMDMAVGIIIGAAFTAIVGSMVADLINPIISLFMGGIDFASLFAVLDGGNYGSLAAAEEAGAAVFAYGRFIMAVINFLVIAFVVFMLVKAVNRAKKKEEVAPAEEAPAGPSELDILMEIRDSLKK; this comes from the coding sequence ATGATTCAGGAATTCAAGGACTTCATCGCCAAAGGAAATGTCATGGACATGGCCGTAGGTATCATCATTGGCGCGGCTTTTACGGCAATTGTCGGCTCAATGGTGGCTGACCTGATCAATCCGATCATCAGCTTGTTTATGGGCGGCATTGATTTTGCCAGCCTGTTTGCCGTTCTGGATGGCGGCAACTACGGCTCTCTGGCTGCCGCTGAAGAGGCTGGCGCCGCTGTATTCGCTTATGGCCGCTTTATCATGGCTGTTATCAACTTCCTGGTCATTGCCTTTGTTGTATTCATGCTGGTCAAAGCTGTGAACCGCGCAAAGAAGAAAGAGGAGGTAGCCCCTGCAGAAGAAGCACCTGCAGGACCTTCTGAGTTGGATATTTTGATGGAAATCCGCGACTCTTTGAAAAAGTAA
- a CDS encoding YbaN family protein: MIQFCLRRLRIHHMHCVCTHACWPSKVRSSAVRLLWITCGLVCVCLGAVGVVLPLLPTVPFMLLAAFCFARSSESLHYWLVTHPQFGPAIVNWQDNGAVSHRAKRLATISVVVVWGLSFVLGAPTTVIVIQALVLSGVMLFLWTRPE, translated from the coding sequence ATGATCCAGTTTTGCCTGCGCAGGCTGAGGATACATCACATGCACTGCGTTTGTACGCACGCATGCTGGCCGAGCAAGGTCAGGAGTAGCGCTGTGCGGCTTTTGTGGATCACATGTGGGTTGGTCTGTGTTTGCCTTGGAGCGGTGGGCGTGGTGTTGCCACTCTTACCAACAGTGCCCTTCATGCTACTGGCCGCCTTTTGTTTTGCACGCTCGTCGGAGAGTCTTCATTATTGGCTCGTGACGCACCCACAATTTGGTCCCGCAATTGTGAACTGGCAAGACAATGGCGCAGTGAGTCACCGCGCGAAACGGCTGGCGACGATATCTGTCGTCGTGGTTTGGGGGCTATCGTTTGTGCTGGGGGCTCCAACAACGGTAATTGTAATACAAGCCTTGGTGCTCAGCGGGGTGATGCTGTTTTTGTGGACGCGGCCTGAGTAG
- a CDS encoding DMT family transporter, producing MMQARSDDARTNRIGSFWMVLAMIGFAVEDALLKGLTATLSVAQVLVMFGSIGMLAFAVIATSRSEPIFIPEAVSRAMCVRYVFEIGGRLFYVLALALTPLSSTTAILQATPIVLVAGAALFFGETVGWRRWSAVGFGLIGVLVVLRPAGDSFTMLSVLAVLGMLGFAGRDLASRAAPAALRTSVLGFYGFAALIVAGLLYGFWEQRFFVWPQTQEIMILGAAVCVGIVAYSSLMLAMRTGEISAVAPFRYSRLLFGIGLGMLLFDESIDLQMIIGCSMIVASGLYILWRGNRIT from the coding sequence ATGATGCAAGCTCGTTCTGACGACGCACGCACTAATCGCATTGGTAGCTTTTGGATGGTGTTGGCGATGATCGGCTTTGCAGTGGAAGACGCTTTGCTGAAGGGCCTGACCGCCACACTGTCAGTGGCGCAGGTGCTTGTGATGTTTGGCAGTATTGGCATGTTGGCCTTTGCCGTCATCGCCACGTCGCGTTCTGAGCCGATCTTCATTCCCGAGGCTGTGTCGCGCGCTATGTGTGTGCGTTATGTTTTTGAGATTGGTGGGCGGTTATTTTACGTCTTGGCGCTTGCTTTGACGCCGTTATCGTCGACGACGGCCATACTTCAGGCGACGCCGATTGTTCTGGTGGCTGGGGCTGCTCTATTCTTTGGTGAAACCGTGGGTTGGCGCCGCTGGTCGGCAGTTGGGTTCGGCTTGATTGGTGTTTTGGTGGTGCTTAGGCCCGCTGGCGACAGTTTCACGATGTTGTCCGTTCTGGCCGTGCTTGGCATGCTTGGATTTGCAGGGCGCGATCTGGCAAGTAGAGCCGCCCCTGCAGCATTGCGTACCTCGGTCTTAGGATTCTATGGCTTTGCGGCATTGATCGTTGCGGGACTTCTCTATGGTTTTTGGGAGCAACGATTTTTCGTTTGGCCGCAAACCCAAGAGATTATGATCTTGGGTGCCGCGGTCTGTGTGGGTATTGTGGCTTATTCATCCTTGATGCTTGCGATGCGTACGGGGGAGATTTCTGCTGTGGCGCCGTTCCGGTATTCGAGGCTGCTGTTCGGGATCGGTCTGGGTATGCTGTTGTTCGACGAAAGCATTGACCTGCAGATGATCATAGGTTGCAGCATGATTGTTGCCTCTGGGCTTTATATTTTGTGGAGAGGCAATCGGATCACATAG